Proteins from a genomic interval of Garra rufa chromosome 4, GarRuf1.0, whole genome shotgun sequence:
- the LOC141333854 gene encoding uncharacterized protein isoform X2, protein MLILNRTKCPNTEKLVLIKEESEDMKIEETFRVKDEDTEEQTAVRVKCEDTDEQTKMAFTEEESEDMRIEETFSVNDEDTEKQTVKTPGSTVRQCPHCWTKMNCRNRRCVKCGKLLDFKHRQSVRLAKFRAQAQQWAKTTIQSRNQSKVLDNVTVMMEKLKALGYVPLLLLGKCSKAQKWTAEVQCPLEFPPEGHELMEKMLVHFEHILQANQLSTWQQKEGTKKDGRRTNMSGQKRTWQQVKIKKKNILQAVSGNTLTLLEASDSDPREDTSAAVEFTSDDDDETESLDSRRLENSQTVRPLYTMHLKRQIELAELEIKVNKRKLQDMEPDMEIKRKTLRKLDLEIQKLERELTDFS, encoded by the exons AtgctcatcttaaacaggacaaagtgtccaaacacaGAAAAGCTTGTGttaattaaagaggagagtgaagacatgaagattgaagaaacattcagagtcaaagatGAAGATAccgaggaacaaacag CAGTCCGAGTCAAATGTGAAGATACTGacgaacaaacaaagatggcctttactgaagaggagagtgaagacatgagaattgaagaaacattcagtgTCAACGATGAAGATACTGagaaacaaacag TCAAAACACCAGGTTCAACTGTGCGCCAATGTCCCCACTGCTGGACCAAGATGAATTGCCGAAACCGGCGCTGTGTTAAG TGTGGAAAACTGCTTGATTTTAAACACAGACAATCAGTACGATTGGCAAAGTTTCGTGCCCAAGCCCAACAGTGGGCAAAAACTACTATTCAGTCTCGGAATCAATCAAAGGTTCTTGACAATGTAACTGTCATG ATGGAAAAGCTTAAAGCTCTTGGATATGTCCCTCTTCTTTTACTGGGGAAATGTTCCAAGGCCCAAAAGTGGACAGCAGAGGTCCAGTGCCCCCTTGAGTTCCCACCTGAGGGACATGAACTGATGGAAAAAATGCTCGTACATTTCGAGCACATTTTACAGG CAAATCAGCTGTCAACATGGCAGCAAAAAGAAGGCACCAAAAAAGATGGACGCAG AACAAACATGTCTGGCCAAAAAAGGACCTGGCAGCAAGTCAAGATTAAGAAAAAGAACATTTTGCAGGCTG TGTCTGGTAACACACTTACACTTCTGGAGGCATCAGACTCTGATCCG AGGGAAGACACATCTGCAGCAGTGGAGTTCacttctgatgatgatgatgagactGAGTCGCTGGACTCCAGAAGGCTTGAG AATTCACAAACTGTCAGACCTCTCTACACCATGCATCTTAAGAGACAGATAGAGCTGGCAGAACTCGAGATCAAAGTGAACAAGAGAAAGCTGCAGGACATGGAGCCTGACATGGAAATTAAACGCAAGACACTGAGGAAACTGGACTTGGAAATCCAGAAACTAGAAAGAGAACTAACTGATTTCAGTTGA
- the LOC141333854 gene encoding uncharacterized protein isoform X1, which produces MLILNRTKCPNTEKLVLIKEESEDMKIEETFRVKDEDTEEQTAVRVKCEDTDEQTKMAFTEEESEDMRIEETFSVNDEDTEKQTVKTPGSTVRQCPHCWTKMNCRNRRCVKCGKLLDFKHRQSVRLAKFRAQAQQWAKTTIQSRNQSKVLDNVTVMMEKLKALGYVPLLLLGKCSKAQKWTAEVQCPLEFPPEGHELMEKMLVHFEHILQANQLSTWQQKEGTKKDGRRTNMSGQKRTWQQVKIKKKNILQAGFKKARISGTGGVPQTQDFTTVETLNKKKPVMKGIQGVTDTDSGPAGETDLSTQVSGNTLTLLEASDSDPREDTSAAVEFTSDDDDETESLDSRRLENSQTVRPLYTMHLKRQIELAELEIKVNKRKLQDMEPDMEIKRKTLRKLDLEIQKLERELTDFS; this is translated from the exons AtgctcatcttaaacaggacaaagtgtccaaacacaGAAAAGCTTGTGttaattaaagaggagagtgaagacatgaagattgaagaaacattcagagtcaaagatGAAGATAccgaggaacaaacag CAGTCCGAGTCAAATGTGAAGATACTGacgaacaaacaaagatggcctttactgaagaggagagtgaagacatgagaattgaagaaacattcagtgTCAACGATGAAGATACTGagaaacaaacag TCAAAACACCAGGTTCAACTGTGCGCCAATGTCCCCACTGCTGGACCAAGATGAATTGCCGAAACCGGCGCTGTGTTAAG TGTGGAAAACTGCTTGATTTTAAACACAGACAATCAGTACGATTGGCAAAGTTTCGTGCCCAAGCCCAACAGTGGGCAAAAACTACTATTCAGTCTCGGAATCAATCAAAGGTTCTTGACAATGTAACTGTCATG ATGGAAAAGCTTAAAGCTCTTGGATATGTCCCTCTTCTTTTACTGGGGAAATGTTCCAAGGCCCAAAAGTGGACAGCAGAGGTCCAGTGCCCCCTTGAGTTCCCACCTGAGGGACATGAACTGATGGAAAAAATGCTCGTACATTTCGAGCACATTTTACAGG CAAATCAGCTGTCAACATGGCAGCAAAAAGAAGGCACCAAAAAAGATGGACGCAG AACAAACATGTCTGGCCAAAAAAGGACCTGGCAGCAAGTCAAGATTAAGAAAAAGAACATTTTGCAGGCTG GATTTAAAAAGGCTCGTATATCTGGCACAGGGGGTGTCCCTCAAACCCAAGACTTTACCACAGTGGAGACGTTGAACAAAAAGAAGCCAGTGATGAAAGGGATCCAGGGAGTGACAGACACTGACTCTGGTCCAGCAGGAGAAACTGACCTCTCCACACAAG TGTCTGGTAACACACTTACACTTCTGGAGGCATCAGACTCTGATCCG AGGGAAGACACATCTGCAGCAGTGGAGTTCacttctgatgatgatgatgagactGAGTCGCTGGACTCCAGAAGGCTTGAG AATTCACAAACTGTCAGACCTCTCTACACCATGCATCTTAAGAGACAGATAGAGCTGGCAGAACTCGAGATCAAAGTGAACAAGAGAAAGCTGCAGGACATGGAGCCTGACATGGAAATTAAACGCAAGACACTGAGGAAACTGGACTTGGAAATCCAGAAACTAGAAAGAGAACTAACTGATTTCAGTTGA